ACGCGATGGCCAGGGGGCAGGGTGCAGGTGAAGTCGTGGCTCAGGACGAAGCAGTCCGGTGGGATGCAGAGCTGCCCCTGGATGGCCGAGCTGACGCTGGGCATGTAGGGCTGTAACAGGACGGCCAGCAGGGATGCCATGTTCACCGCCACGCCGGTCACCGTGCCCGCGTGCTGCCTGCCGGGTAGGAAACCCTTCATCAacacccagctcccagcccctgccctctgccCATCCTCCCCCTTTCTCCTACCTGTCCTTTTCATCCCCCTTGATCCGCTTCCAGGGCTCATTCACCTGGATGTACTGGTTGCCATGGCGAGAGATGCTCAGGATACACCTCAGGGCATCACggatgctggaggggagaagCAGAGGGGGGCTGAGCACCTGCCGTGGGGCAGGTCTCTGCCCTTCCACCCTCGTGACAattcagctctgctccagccccaagCTTTCAGCTACCCACCGGACTTTCTCCAGCAGCTGGTGGTACTGGCGAAGCTCTAGGGTGACACGGGCCAAGAGCCGCTTGTCATCCGATGTCAGGACCATGTTGGGGACAGTACCACCAAAGAACTTGCACACAAACATGCCAGCTctggggagagaggcagagagcaggcatgagcacagcctggggagggagatgACCCCTGCTACCGCCGGAGCGTTTCAGAACCTGTTGATGAAGTTGCCCAGGTTGTTCAGCAGCTCCGAGTTGTTCTTGAGCATGAGGTCGCTCCAGGAGAAGGCACTGTCCTGCCCTTCGGGCCGCAGGTACAGCAGGTAGAAGCGCCAGATGTCCGCAGGGATGCCGGTGTCCTTGGCCATGTCCCCAAACACTCCCACGCCTCGGCTCTTGGAAAACTTCCCGTCCTCGTAGTTCAGGTACTCTGGGGAGGACAGGAGAGACCCCACCGTGGGGCCCAAGCATGGATCCGGCCCTctcccaggcagggagcagcccctCAACGCAGGAGGAAACTGTTAAAGCGCTCATAGGCTCGTGCTGAGCTCGAAGGGCAGTTTTGTGACTTTGCACGACAGACCGGACTGTTCCCAGTACTGCGGGGAAGCACggagacccccccgccccccatgaTCCCTGGTGACATTCCCAGTACCTGTAGCAATGAGGTGGTTCACCAGGGTGTAGTTGTCCTCCGCGCCCAGAAGCGAGCAGGGGAATACGACGCTGTGGAACGGGACGTTGTCCTTGGCCATGAAGTTGTAGAGCTCAACCTgacgggggggtggcggggggggagattGGTGGATCTTGGCATCCAGCTCTgtccctccctccaccctgcaGCAGCGCCAGGCTCTTACCTGCTGGGggttcttccaccacctctcccaCTGGTCGGTGTAGTTGGCCGTAATGGACAAGTAGCCAATGGGAGCGTCAAACCACACATAAAAaacctggggaggaggggaagaggaattACGCGAGCATGGGACCCACAGGCAGGGTGTGCCCGGGGACAGACACCGCAACCGAGGGGGCCAGAGGGGACCCACCTTGTCGCGGAAGCCATCCAGGGGCACAGGCGTGCCCCACTTCAGGTCGCGGGTGATGCAGCGGGGTTTGAGCCCATCCCGGATCCAGGAGCGAGTGATGTAGCGAGCATTGGCCGTCCAGTCCCCCGTGGCCCAggactgctccagccagggctccagccgctcctccagctgccagggAACACGTAGGGATGGGCAGCGGTAtcaggggctgccccatcccctccccgctcccccaggcGATGAAGCTCACCTTGGGGAGGTCCAGGAAGAGGTGCTGGGTTGGTTTCACCACGGGGACGCTCCTACAGAGTTTGCACTGTGGATTCTGTCAGGAGGAAAAACACGGGTTGGAGGAAGCCCAGGACAAGACTGGGGGtcccaggcagagcaggggggTGGTTTGTGGGGTGGGGCGGTCCCTAGAGAGATCCTGTCTCACCTTTAGCTCCACGGCATTGATGAGTTTGCCACATTTATCACATTGGTCGCCCCGGGCCTCCTCGTAGCTGCAGAAGGGGCAGGTGCCCTCCACAAAACGGTCGGCCAGGAACCGCTGGCAATTCTCACATCGCAGCTGCTCCACGGTGTCCTGCAGCAGGAAACCGCGGGCCAGCAGGCGCTGGAAGATGTCCTGGGCGATCCTGGtacaggagaggaagagaagaggggcAGCCCCATCAGGCAGGGAAGCCTGGGGAGCCATAGAGCACCTTCAGCCAGGGATGCCGGGGTCGCCCCCGACATTCCCCAGCACCAGTGCCCCCACGCGAGCCCGCAGCTGCTCACGTGGTCTGGTGTGGAGTGGTGGTGCGGCCGAAGTAGTCGAAGGAGATGTCGAACCAGCGGTAGATGTCAGCATGGATGGCGTTGTACTTGTTGCAGATCTCCTGGGGCGTCAGCCCCTCTTCCACAGCCTTGGTCTCAGTGGCTGTGCCGTACTCGTCCGTGCCACACACGTAGAGCGTGTTCCAGTTCCGCAGGCGGCAGTACCTGCAGGCAGGGGCTTGTGACACCCGTGCAGGTGTTGGGGgcggtgcagcccccccccccctcccggtgaTGATCCCCCGGCCCCAGGGAGCTTTCCCACAGCCAGGTCTCACCTGGCAAAGGTGTCGGCACTGAGGACGCAGCCAATGATGTTGCCGAGGTGGGGTACGTTGTTCACGTAGGGCAGAGCGCTGGTGATCAGGACGTTCCTCATGCCCTCCACAGGCAGCCTGACACGGACAGGGGCAGTCAGAGAAGGCACAAAGAGCAACAGGGCCACCCCGCGCCCAGAACAATGTGGGGCGCACCAGCTTGGGAGCCCCTACCAGGCCCCTCGGAGGTCTGGGACAGCCAGCCCTAGTGTCACCTTAGGACTCACACAGGTTTCTGAGGCTTCCAGGGCTTGGGCAGTGCTGCAGCACCACGGGCCCAGGCCTCCGCAGCAGCTGTGATTTCCTCCTCCGTCAGGGCACGCTCAGAACCTTCTTCCTCCTGTGGAGAAGGCTGGTCCCAGTGAGGGTCTGCGTGCCCACTGCCGCCAGCCCCACAGGGGCCCGAGCCCTGGGCCAGGGCTGCGCAGGGGGCCAGGGCTGCACCTCGGGCTCATTACTGGGGCCTCTctccatggccaggcagggcggAGGCTGCTTCTGCAGGTAGGACTTGAATTCCAGCAGCGCCTTGGGCATCAGAACGGAGTCGGCAGCTTTCCTGCATGCCTCCGAGAGCGTCATGCTCTGGAACCAGGTCCTCAGCGCCTGCAGCTCAACTTTGAGGGTGGGGGGgcgcagagagagagagagcgtgAGCACACAGCGTGATTCCTACAGCCATAGGAACGCGAGGAATGCTCTCCCTTGGCACCCCTGTTTCGCTCTTACTTGGCAGGCTGGTCTCGTCCCGGAGGATGGGGAACAAGGTACCCCACACAACCACATCAGCCACTGACTCGGTGTCCTGGGCCAGAGGAGCGGAGTCAGGCCTTgaggcagccccagcctcaggGCTCTGCCTCAGGGCTCTGcctcagggcaggcagcagcaagcTCAGCTCTCCAAGGAGAAGGgtcccccctgcctccccagcggtcagtctctccccaccccccgcacTCCGCAGTCCCACTCACCCCAGCGAGGTAGGCAGTGCCTCTCCTGGACAAATTCTGCTCGATGTGGGCCAGCAGCTTCCCCAGGGCTTCCGCCGCCTCCAGCCCCTTCTTGCCCTGCACCAGCTGAGCATACAGGGCCACCGAGGCAGCcggctgggagcaggcagagaCAGGAGGGGTCAGTttgggatgggggcgggggggtgagggggggtggtCCGTAGGCAGGGGAGAAGCTGCCGAACCCCTGGGGCACCCACCTGCAGCTCAGTAGCCTCCCACTCAAGCCACTGGTTGGTGAGGTCGGTGGGCTCTTCACCGTGGGCCAGGAAGAAGAAcctgggggggggagagaaaggagggggggatgaggaagggggggtggggtgaggaaggggggaggaggaagggggggtggaggggtgcaTGTGAGGGGAGGAGtggggggcgaggagggaggggCGAGGAAGGGGGGGTGAAGAAGAGGGGtggggggcgaggagggaggagccggggggggggggggaggaggggggaggtgaggaagggggggtgggggggtgaggaagggggGTATGAGGAGGGGGGGTGaagaaggggggtgggggcagggaggggggagcgtGAGGGGGGCGCGGGAGAGGGGTGcgaggagggggaggggaggaagagggggtgggggggtgaggaagggggGTGAAGAAGGGAAGGGGTGGTGAAGAAGGGGAgtggggggcgaggagggggaagtggggggggcaagggagggaggtgaggaagagggggtggggggggatgaggAAGGGGGCGGAGCTGGAGGCCGggggaccgcccccccccggccgtcGGTACTCACTGGCAGATGGCGTTCGGGGAGAAGAGGACGGTGCCGCTGTCCAGCTCCAGGGCGGGCGCCCACGGGGGGCTCAGCGGGGCGAGGGGCCGCTCTgcggggtgggggagagcaggcCCGtcagcccccgccgcggggcgggacTCACCGGGCCCGGTGCCGGGGGCTCCCTgccaggaagaggaagggagccgccgccgccgtcgccgtgGTCTCACCTGAAGGGCCGTCCCAGAGGAGCTgcaccggggcggcggcggcgccggcggccgccATCACCTtgagcgcggcggggccgcccgccgccagccgcaGCCGCATGGTGCCGGGCCGCGCGCGGGGCAGGCCGGAAGCGCCGCCCCGTCGGACTACAGCTCCCACAATGCCCCGCGCGGGGCACGCCGGAAGCGCCGCCCGTCGGACTACACCTCCCACTATGCCCCGCGCGGTGCCGCCCCCTAACTCTCGCGAGAGCGCCGGTCGCCATGGCGACGCGGGAACCGGCCCGCCCGGGTTGCCATGGCTGCTGggcgcggccgccgcctcccgtAGCACCCTCCGCTCCCGGCTCCGCAacgccgcccgcagcccccgccgacCCTGCGGGACACGCTCCGTGCCCGCTGGGAGGCTCCCCCTCGTCCTCCCCGGCGGTcccccccgtcctgccccgccgcggggcaAGGGCCTcgccgccccgtcccgtcctGTCACATGGCCCGGCGAGGTGTCCCCGCTGCGGGAGGGCCCGCCCCGCCACCCCGGCaggaccaggctggggagggacagcggggGAGTCACCGGCCTGCAGCGGGGGTCGGtgctggcacagccccccccgcccccacctcccCGCCCTTCCCCCCCGGTCCCCAGGAACCAGTAGGGCAGACAGAGCAAagggaagcggcggcgggcgTCGGGGAAGGGGTGGGACACCGCTGGGCTGGGGTCAGGGGTCCCGGGGCGAGGCtcattctcccccctccccgccctgggGCAGTGCAATTACCCTAattgccccggctgccccccccctccgcccccccgcccccccccggcagcaccgtGTGGGCAGAGCCGAAAGGTGCTTAGGGCCAAGCGGGGTCAAGCGGGGCCGCGGGTGCTAATCCCCGCACCCGTGGGTGCTCAGCCGGCCGGGGGTGGGCAGGACGCCGGGGTCCCCCGCCTGCACCCCAATGGGCACCTGCACCCCTCCCACCTCTCTGTCCCGGCATCACGTcctgcccgccggccccgcagTGGTGCCCCAGAGATGGTGAGTGTTATCTCCAGGTGTgggggggccaggctggggggggggcagggggaccgTGGAGCttgcggggggagcaggggggggctgCAGGTCAGGGAGTctcgggctgtggggctggggagcagggaatatggggtgggggggcttgCGGGCCTTGGAATGGGGCTGGGAGCCACAGGGCGGTGGGACGGGGATCAGGGGCTGGGGAGGCCGGAGGGCCATGGGATAAGGACCTGGGGCCATGGGGTCGCGGAGCTGaggccccccccagcaccaccccccagccccatgctgtGTGGAGTGAGGAAGCCGCAGCCTCGCTGCTtcctgctgcagccgctgctggGTTTCCTGCAGGTCCCCAAGCCCtggctgccccagcacccccagtcccCCAAGTTCCCTGTACCCTGGGGCCAGGCATtgcgccccccccggcccggcaccAGGAGCTGGGGCAACAGATGGTCCCTCCACTACTTGTGGACAGGATTGCCGTGGGGCATTGCCATGGCTGGGGGGGCAATCCATGGCCGTGAGGCAcagcctggccatggggcacGACATTGTCTGGTGAGTCCTGGCCCTGCAGGCAGGGTCCCCGCTACCACCCAGGGCACTGCTCGGCCCCATTCCAGCACAGCCTGCGGCCATGCCAGCCATGGGGCGCGGGGCGCGTCCACCCTGACCCCCCGGTCCTGTCCCCGGCAGATGGCGAGGGCCAGGCCGTAGCGTGTCGCCGGTGGTGAGGATGCTGGCAGGGCGGTGGCGGCTGgaggggcggcggtggcggcgcgcTGAGCCGGCCGTGGTGCTCCGCGCCCTCTACAACTACACGTACCGTGCCGAGGACGGGCGGCACGTGGCCATGGCTGCTGGCGAGCAGTTCCTGCTGCTCCACAAAGCCAACGAGGACTGGTGGCAGGTGAGACGGGCCAGCGAGCCCCGCTGGGCTCGGCCCTTCTTTGTCCCTGCTACCTACGTGGCTGAGCTGGACCCTGGTGACAGCGGGAGACGGAACACGCTGCCCCCCAGCCAGCCTGCAGGGTCGGGTGAGCAAAGCGGGGGGGCACagggccatggggcagggagacACAGGGTGGCAGGACACTGGGAGAGCAGAGCCATGGGATCTGAGGTGGGGGCAAGGGGTTGGGGGCATTAGGGGCATAGGATGAGGGGACACACCCCAGGGAGTCCTGGGCTGTGGGTCTGGGTGCACAAGGCTGGGGGAATAtcggggctgggggcacaggataaggggacagcggggggacagggctgggagacACCCAGGAGGGACGACGGGGGGCCAAAGGGCTGGGAGCGCAGGAGGTAGAAGGGGCACAGGGCTGCAGGCACTGGGAGGCACcagggacatggggctgggggtactgggggcagggggacactggggaaaaGAGGGTTGGGGCccagtgcggggggggggtcacctgCAGCCCAGAGCATCATTTCGGGTGGGTGGGTACCCCCATCTCTCCCCCCAGGCCTGCCACCACAGTACCGCTCACTGGAGGacctgcgtgtcccccccccggcccggccccaggAGGCCACGCTGGCCCCCACCCGCtgcaccagcaccagccagctGGCAGAGGGGGCCCTGCCCGCGccccccctggccctgccgcGGTGCCagtcccagcaggagctgggcactGGGGTGAGTGGGGGCCAGGTGACCCCAGAGGCCGccctgtgcccccagccctgctcccctcccccaaCCTCACCCCCCGCATCGCCCACCTGCACCCCCCAATTTGCCCCCCTGCATCACCTACCTGCACCCCCCATCCTCCCAacttcgccccccccccccaatccccccagcacccccaacccCGCCCTCGCTGCCACCGCTTCCTCGTCGCCGTGGGGCAGTGGAGgaagtgcgggggggggggggggaaggtggggggccgggggggccgagCCTcacgcagcggggccggggggggaccgGTGCTGCGCAGCCGGGGGCGGCAGGTGGGAGCGGGGtgccgggcccggcccgggggagcggcgcggggggagccggggggagcggggtggtggttgggggggggcggcAAACGGCTCCGGGGAAGCGATTGCAAAAGCCTGATCCGgactgggcagggctgggggggtgctgggaggcaAGGCAaggggtcagtgctggggggcttggtgggggctggggggcagggcAAGGGGActctggggggagctggggggcctGGGAGGGCAGGGCAAGGGGGCGCtgctggggggcttggggggttggggggtaaGGTAAGGGGGcactggaggggtggggggcagagcaggggggcactaggggggctgggcagggtgagggggggggcagggcatGCGAGGCACAGCGGCGGGCTGGGGGTGCGCTGTGGGCATCGTCcatatgcccccccccccccccaggtcccccccctGGGATCCGCCATGATCTACTGCAACCTTGAGGAGCTGCAGAGGGTGGGGGGCCAGGCCGACCCCCCCGTGCCAGCCGGCCCCCCCCTCCAGGTTTTGGGGGCCTGGGAGCGTCACCTGGACCCCAACACCGGCCGTTGCTTCTTCTACAACCCCCAAACTGGCGCGGCCTCCTGGAAGCCCCCCCGGCGGCACCGGGAGGCGGTGATcatggggggcagtgggggagttgggggggaaTACTGGGACCCcgccagcctctccccagctaTCTCtacacccccccatccctccctccccccccatatccccagtgtcccccctgctcccccatgTCTCCCCACCAAAGCGCATGCATCGTGCCCCCATGGCCCCTGACGTTCACTATATCCTCTTCACTTCGCCCCCCCCCAGCGGCCCCCGTGATTCCTCGATTCTCCCAAACTATTCCCCCAATATCTTCCCTCCCATCCCTTCCGcgtggccccccccccgccgccatcccgtGTGGTCCAGGTCCCCCTCACTGCCCCGCTtgtccctggcacagccccgctggGCTGCTGGCAGTTAGTGCCAGCGCTAattgcgggggggagggggtgagaCGGGGGGACAGTCCTGTGGGTCCTGGCCATGACATCCCCTGAAGCTGATCCatgtcctctgtgtcccctgcagggcctgcccccccccgccgagccccccagGACTACGGCACGCTGGAGCTCCAGGGATGCCGGGGTCCCCGGTGGCACCGtgagctgggggacagggagggggacggggcgggaactggagaggagggaggctggggggggggcacgggaggGGGTCAAAGCATGGATAGGtaatggggggcactgggaagggtaTGACGGGACGTCAGGGAGGACCCAGGCTGTGCCACCCAcgctgtcccctccccactgcAGGTGACCCACGGCCAGACCCTTGCCCAGCACAGCTTGGAGGAGCGGCCAgctgcccccccagctgcccccccatcctgcacccccgccctccccaccgTGAGTTACCCCAGGGccagggagggccgggggggtggcGCGGGGTGGGTGGGGGCAGTGCTGACCCTGTCCCCGCAGGAGGTGCAGAAGGCCGGGCAGCTCAACAGGACCAAGATCGCTGAGGGGGGCAGGAAGCTCaggtgggggacggggacggggggggggaaggaggggggggaatgtGCCaggctggggtccctggggggggtcaatcctggtgccaggctggggtcctgggggaggggaggggggggcgatTCTGGTGCAGGGGACTGTGACAgattggggtgctggggggggggggtcgtggtGCAATGGGCTGTGCCaggtggggggccggggcggggcgggtgcAGGGGACTGTGCCAGGTTGGGGTGCTAGGGGGGCTtcgggtgccgggggggggcttcaggtgctgggggcggggctggggtccctgggggggttctgGTGTAGGGGTTTCTGCCAAGCTGAGGGGACTAATCCAATCGGGGGGGGGTAATTTATGCCAGGGGGGCTGTGCCAGCTCAGGGGGGGCCTTCCAGCCTGGGGGGGCCATGCCAGCCTGGTCCACGGCTCTTCACAGCTGAGGGGCTCCAGACAAGCAATGTCCCTGGCACAAAAAGGCCCTTTTGGCTGTGCcagtctcggggggggggggggcgggacggacACGACGAAGGATCTGAGGCGCTGCCAGTGCCCAGATGGTGCCCGGGGCCTGTGTGGggctctgctggggtggggggaggggggggagacaACGACACCCAAGCCTGACCCCAGTCCTGGCTGGGGGAGGAGTTGGGGATgcccctcacctgctgcccccaGGAAGAGCTGGGGGGTCTCCTGGGTGGTTCTGGCCGGGAACAGCCTCATCTTCTACAAGGAACCCAAGGGACCGGCACCCACTGCCTGGGTGAGTGGGGgtcaggggggtgctggggcagcggggggggTGTCGGAGCATCGGGATGtatgcggggggtgggggaggggacgACAGCGGGTGGAGAGGGCTGTGGAAGAATACGGGGTGCTGTGTGTGGAGACACAAGGGGGATGGGGTGATggccggtgccccccccccccagtgccctgccAGCAGCCGCCCTGAGAGCAGCGTGGACTTGCGGGGGGCTGCCCTGGATTGGGCCCGCGACCTCTCCAGCAAGAAGAACGTCCTCCACGTGAgtggggggggaccccgggcTGGGCACGTGGGGATGCCCAAAGTGCAGAGCCCAggggccacgggggggggggggtctccgtAACAGTCCAAGGGTCACAGAGATCACCCGAAATGCAGCCcacagagaaggggaccccacagcCCAGCACGTACCAGAACCCCCAAAATGGGACGGGGTGGTGTAGGGAACCCCCTTGGGTTAGGGGCACCTCTGGAGCCCCCCACTGAGGGGGGGAGCAGGGCACCCCTGGAGTGCCTGGGTCCTCCTGGCCCCTGTAGGGGTTCCctgggggtccctgcacccccccacatCTTGctgcccccccgccagctccgcACTGTGACAGGCAATGAGTTCCTGCTGCAGTCGGACCAAGAGGCCACCATCCAGGAGTGGGCCCGGGCCATCCGGGGGGTCATCCACCGGCTGGTGAGTGCCTGGAGGGGGGCCGGGGAGTGCCCCGTggttgcccccagccccacatcgtCAACTGTCCCCTGTCCATCCCTCAGGATCTGGAGAACCCCATGGACATGCCTGCGGGGTGGCTGCGccggggggacattggggacctGGCGGAGCTCAGCGGGGACGAGGACGAGCTGCTGCGGGTCACTGAGGGAGCCGGGGCTCCAggtggggttggggggcggggagggtggAGAGGGGGGTGAGCAGGCCTCAGGGCTGCCATGACCGTGACCGTATCGGGGCCTGCTGtgcccccaggtgccccccacacccccgaCGCCTCGGAGAAGAAGCGGGTGAAGAG
The window above is part of the Chroicocephalus ridibundus chromosome 24, bChrRid1.1, whole genome shotgun sequence genome. Proteins encoded here:
- the ARHGAP9 gene encoding rho GTPase-activating protein 9 isoform X2; the protein is MLAGRWRLEGRRWRRAEPAVVLRALYNYTYRAEDGRHVAMAAGEQFLLLHKANEDWWQVRRASEPRWARPFFVPATYVAELDPGDSGRRNTLPPSQPAGSGLPPQYRSLEDLRVPPPARPQEATLAPTRCTSTSQLAEGALPAPPLALPRCQSQQELGTGVPPLGSAMIYCNLEELQRVGGQADPPVPAGPPLQVLGAWERHLDPNTGRCFFYNPQTGAASWKPPRRHREAGLPPPAEPPRTTARWSSRDAGVPGGTVTHGQTLAQHSLEERPAAPPAAPPSCTPALPTVSYPRAREGRGGGAGWVGAVLTLSPQEVQKAGQLNRTKIAEGGRKLRKSWGVSWVVLAGNSLIFYKEPKGPAPTAWCPASSRPESSVDLRGAALDWARDLSSKKNVLHLRTVTGNEFLLQSDQEATIQEWARAIRGVIHRLDLENPMDMPAGWLRRGDIGDLAELSGDEDELLRVTEGAGAPGAPHTPDASEKKRVKSKLRRFIVKRPPLQSLQEKGLIRDQVFGCRLDALCQRESTTVPRFVRLCVEAVEERGLDVDGIYRVNGNLSVIQKLRFAVDRERAVTSDGRYVFPEQLSQEERLSLADPEWSDVHVVTGALKLFFRELPEPLVPYGLFDSFIEAVKLPDPQEQVERVAELVQSLPPPNYATLRYLLAHLCRFPNRLVSLPPKSTASAPLPRQENNQDPSQICFGRTFCLICLSRTLPLTFIGRALSHVI
- the ARHGAP9 gene encoding rho GTPase-activating protein 9 isoform X3 gives rise to the protein MLAGRWRLEGRRWRRAEPAVVLRALYNYTYRAEDGRHVAMAAGEQFLLLHKANEDWWQVRRASEPRWARPFFVPATYVAELDPGDSGRRNTLPPSQPAGSGLPPQYRSLEDLRVPPPARPQEATLAPTRCTSTSQLAEGALPAPPLALPRCQSQQELGTGVPPLGSAMIYCNLEELQRVGGQADPPVPAGPPLQVLGAWERHLDPNTGRCFFYNPQTGAASWKPPRRHREAGLPPPAEPPRTTARWSSRDAGVPGGTVTHGQTLAQHSLEERPAAPPAAPPSCTPALPTEVQKAGQLNRTKIAEGGRKLRKSWGVSWVVLAGNSLIFYKEPKGPAPTAWCPASSRPESSVDLRGAALDWARDLSSKKNVLHLRTVTGNEFLLQSDQEATIQEWARAIRGVIHRLDLENPMDMPAGWLRRGDIGDLAELSGDEDELLRVTEGAGAPGAPHTPDASEKKRVKSKLRRFIVKRPPLQSLQEKGLIRDQVFGCRLDALCQRESTTVPRFVRLCVEAVEERGLDVDGIYRVNGNLSVIQKLRFAVDRERAVTSDGRYVFPEQLSQEERLSLADPEWSDVHVVTGALKLFFRELPEPLVPYGLFDSFIEAVKLPDPQEQVERVAELVQSLPPPNYATLRYLLAHLCRVMERVDVNRMTRQNIGIVFGPTLLRPEREPGSLAAGMAQQNQAVELLLAHFDRIFPAPP
- the ARHGAP9 gene encoding rho GTPase-activating protein 9 isoform X1, coding for MLAGRWRLEGRRWRRAEPAVVLRALYNYTYRAEDGRHVAMAAGEQFLLLHKANEDWWQVRRASEPRWARPFFVPATYVAELDPGDSGRRNTLPPSQPAGSGLPPQYRSLEDLRVPPPARPQEATLAPTRCTSTSQLAEGALPAPPLALPRCQSQQELGTGVPPLGSAMIYCNLEELQRVGGQADPPVPAGPPLQVLGAWERHLDPNTGRCFFYNPQTGAASWKPPRRHREAGLPPPAEPPRTTARWSSRDAGVPGGTVTHGQTLAQHSLEERPAAPPAAPPSCTPALPTVSYPRAREGRGGGAGWVGAVLTLSPQEVQKAGQLNRTKIAEGGRKLRKSWGVSWVVLAGNSLIFYKEPKGPAPTAWCPASSRPESSVDLRGAALDWARDLSSKKNVLHLRTVTGNEFLLQSDQEATIQEWARAIRGVIHRLDLENPMDMPAGWLRRGDIGDLAELSGDEDELLRVTEGAGAPGAPHTPDASEKKRVKSKLRRFIVKRPPLQSLQEKGLIRDQVFGCRLDALCQRESTTVPRFVRLCVEAVEERGLDVDGIYRVNGNLSVIQKLRFAVDRERAVTSDGRYVFPEQLSQEERLSLADPEWSDVHVVTGALKLFFRELPEPLVPYGLFDSFIEAVKLPDPQEQVERVAELVQSLPPPNYATLRYLLAHLCRVMERVDVNRMTRQNIGIVFGPTLLRPEREPGSLAAGMAQQNQAVELLLAHFDRIFPAPP
- the ARHGAP9 gene encoding rho GTPase-activating protein 9 isoform X4, which encodes MIYCNLEELQRVGGQADPPVPAGPPLQVLGAWERHLDPNTGRCFFYNPQTGAASWKPPRRHREAGLPPPAEPPRTTARWSSRDAGVPGGTVTHGQTLAQHSLEERPAAPPAAPPSCTPALPTVSYPRAREGRGGGAGWVGAVLTLSPQEVQKAGQLNRTKIAEGGRKLRKSWGVSWVVLAGNSLIFYKEPKGPAPTAWCPASSRPESSVDLRGAALDWARDLSSKKNVLHLRTVTGNEFLLQSDQEATIQEWARAIRGVIHRLDLENPMDMPAGWLRRGDIGDLAELSGDEDELLRVTEGAGAPGAPHTPDASEKKRVKSKLRRFIVKRPPLQSLQEKGLIRDQVFGCRLDALCQRESTTVPRFVRLCVEAVEERGLDVDGIYRVNGNLSVIQKLRFAVDRERAVTSDGRYVFPEQLSQEERLSLADPEWSDVHVVTGALKLFFRELPEPLVPYGLFDSFIEAVKLPDPQEQVERVAELVQSLPPPNYATLRYLLAHLCRVMERVDVNRMTRQNIGIVFGPTLLRPEREPGSLAAGMAQQNQAVELLLAHFDRIFPAPP